From Anthonomus grandis grandis chromosome 20, icAntGran1.3, whole genome shotgun sequence, the proteins below share one genomic window:
- the LOC126747942 gene encoding putative nuclease HARBI1 encodes MENLYRQDEENQFILLGDSGYALRPWLMTPLEDPPIPDTPADRFHRAVMTARCSIERCNGVLKNRWRCLLKHRTLHYTPTVAANIINTCVVLHNMCLHYNIPEPENDEELLVADFGMYMPLGQLQENEGGYAGRVNPDLHAARILQRRIIQTHFQ; translated from the exons ATGGAGAATTTGTATAGACAGGACGAAGaaaatcagtttattttattgggaGATTCCG gttaTGCATTACGCCCCTGGTTAATGACTCCATTGGAAGATCCGCCCATTCCAGATACACCGGCGGACCGTTTTCATCGTGCGGTTATGACTGCTAGGTGTTCAATTGAGAGGTGCAATGGGGTTCTCAAGAATAGGTGGCGGTGTTTATTAAAACACCGAACTCTTCATTACACACCTACTGTAGCagcaaatattataaatacatgTGTAGTCTTACACAACATGTGTTTACATTATAACATCCCAGAACCAGAAAACGACGAAGAACTGCTTGTTGCTGATTTTGGGATGTATATGCCTCTAGGGCAGTTACAGGAAAACGAAGGCGGTTATGCTGGCAGGGTAAATCCAGATCTGCATGCTGCAAGAATATTGCAAAGAAGAATAATTCAAACCcactttcaataa